Proteins from a genomic interval of Denticeps clupeoides chromosome 20, fDenClu1.1, whole genome shotgun sequence:
- the ing4 gene encoding inhibitor of growth protein 4 isoform X1 has translation MAAGMYLEHYLDSIENLPFELQRNFQLMRDLDQRTEDLKGQIDSLAQEYTANARSLSSEQKLSLLRQIQQSYGKCKEFGDDKVQLAMQTYEMVDKHIRRLDTDLARFEADLKEKQIESTDYDSTSSKGNKSEIRGPKEKRLARTRSKVKNSDEDSSPRSGQKKVKLIQNSEFNAPSVNFGNVHPSDVLDMPVDPNEPTYCLCHQVSYGEMIGCDNTDCSIEWFHFACVGLTTKPRGKWYCPRCSQERKKK, from the exons ATGGCCGCGGGAATGTATCTTGAGCATTACTTGGACA GTATAGAGAATCTGCCTTTTGAGCTGCAGAGGAATTTCCAACTTATGCGAGATCTGGACCAGCGGACAGAGG ACCTGAAAGGCCAGATTGACTCTCTGGCACAGGAGTACACAGCTAATGCCCGCAGCCTTTCCTCCGAACAAAAGCTGTCCCTGCTCCGCCAGATCCAGCAGTCCTACGGAAAGTGCAAGGAGTTTGGAGATGATAAGGTCCAGCTGGCCATGCAGACTTATGAGATG GTGGACAAGCACATCAGGCGTCTGGACACAGATCTTGCTCGCTTTGAGGCCGACCTAAAGGAAAAACAAATTGAGAGTACAGACTATGACTCTACTTCCAGCAAAGGAAACAAAA GTGAAATTAGGGGCCCTAAGGAGAAAAGGCTTGCACGCACCAGGTCCAAGGTCAAGAACTCAGATGAGGATAGCAGCCCAAGGAGTGGCCAGAAGAAAGTTAAACTCATACAAAA CAGTGAGTTTAACGCACCGTCTGTGAACTTTGGGAATGTGCACCCCTCGGATGTGCTGGACATGCCTGTGGACCCCAACGAGCCCACATACTGCCTCTGCCATCAGGTGTCCTACGGGGAGATGATCGGATGTGACAATACGGAT TGCTCCATCGAATGGTTCCACTTCGCTTGCGTCGGACTAACCACCAAACCCAGAGGCAAATG GTACTGCCCACGGTGCTctcaggagaggaagaagaagtga
- the ing4 gene encoding inhibitor of growth protein 4 isoform X2 has product MAAGMYLEHYLDSIENLPFELQRNFQLMRDLDQRTEDLKGQIDSLAQEYTANARSLSSEQKLSLLRQIQQSYGKCKEFGDDKVQLAMQTYEMVDKHIRRLDTDLARFEADLKEKQIESTDYDSTSSKGNKSEIRGPKEKRLARTRSKVKNSDEDSSPRSGQKKVKLIQNEFNAPSVNFGNVHPSDVLDMPVDPNEPTYCLCHQVSYGEMIGCDNTDCSIEWFHFACVGLTTKPRGKWYCPRCSQERKKK; this is encoded by the exons ATGGCCGCGGGAATGTATCTTGAGCATTACTTGGACA GTATAGAGAATCTGCCTTTTGAGCTGCAGAGGAATTTCCAACTTATGCGAGATCTGGACCAGCGGACAGAGG ACCTGAAAGGCCAGATTGACTCTCTGGCACAGGAGTACACAGCTAATGCCCGCAGCCTTTCCTCCGAACAAAAGCTGTCCCTGCTCCGCCAGATCCAGCAGTCCTACGGAAAGTGCAAGGAGTTTGGAGATGATAAGGTCCAGCTGGCCATGCAGACTTATGAGATG GTGGACAAGCACATCAGGCGTCTGGACACAGATCTTGCTCGCTTTGAGGCCGACCTAAAGGAAAAACAAATTGAGAGTACAGACTATGACTCTACTTCCAGCAAAGGAAACAAAA GTGAAATTAGGGGCCCTAAGGAGAAAAGGCTTGCACGCACCAGGTCCAAGGTCAAGAACTCAGATGAGGATAGCAGCCCAAGGAGTGGCCAGAAGAAAGTTAAACTCATACAAAA TGAGTTTAACGCACCGTCTGTGAACTTTGGGAATGTGCACCCCTCGGATGTGCTGGACATGCCTGTGGACCCCAACGAGCCCACATACTGCCTCTGCCATCAGGTGTCCTACGGGGAGATGATCGGATGTGACAATACGGAT TGCTCCATCGAATGGTTCCACTTCGCTTGCGTCGGACTAACCACCAAACCCAGAGGCAAATG GTACTGCCCACGGTGCTctcaggagaggaagaagaagtga